In a genomic window of Pseudomonas mohnii:
- a CDS encoding Crp/Fnr family transcriptional regulator — MDMQVWRPRLMHGQWFSHLPVTLQDSLLAAARVRRLSPGQRLFKRGDPPCGLYAVLEGAVRIGAVSEQGKEALLSLVEAPHWFGEICLFDGQARTHDAYGLGNCTLLHIPQTALLTLLDEQPEYWRQLALLMSQKLRLTFIHLEQLSLMPAPTRLAHRLLMIAHGYGEIDPPRRLLQLPQEQLASMLSLSRQTTNQMLKDLQGQGIVSLGYGEIEILDIERLRALAIF, encoded by the coding sequence ATGGATATGCAGGTCTGGCGTCCACGCTTGATGCACGGTCAGTGGTTCAGCCATCTGCCTGTTACCTTGCAGGATAGTCTGCTGGCCGCCGCCAGGGTTCGGCGCCTGTCGCCGGGCCAGCGCTTGTTCAAGCGTGGTGATCCGCCCTGTGGTCTGTACGCGGTGCTCGAAGGTGCCGTGCGCATTGGCGCGGTCAGCGAGCAAGGCAAGGAAGCGTTGCTCAGTCTGGTGGAGGCGCCGCACTGGTTCGGCGAGATCTGTCTGTTCGATGGCCAGGCGCGCACCCACGATGCGTATGGCCTGGGCAACTGCACCCTGTTGCACATCCCGCAAACGGCGCTGCTGACATTGCTCGACGAACAACCGGAGTACTGGCGGCAACTGGCCTTGCTCATGAGTCAGAAACTGCGCCTGACCTTCATCCACCTCGAACAGCTGAGCCTGATGCCCGCCCCGACACGGCTGGCCCATCGCTTGCTGATGATCGCCCACGGCTATGGCGAGATCGACCCGCCGCGCCGGCTCCTGCAACTGCCCCAGGAGCAACTGGCTTCCATGTTGTCGTTGTCGCGCCAAACCACCAATCAAATGCTCAAGGATCTGCAGGGGCAGGGGATTGTGAGTCTGGGCTACGGCGAGATCGAAATCCTCGATATCGAACGGTTGCGGGCGTTGGCGATCTTTTAA
- a CDS encoding ABC transporter ATP-binding protein has protein sequence MNAPIVSFNHVGKSFDVDGFELEAIREFNLDIAEGEFVAIVGSSGCGKSTLLRLLVGLDTQFRGQISVDGKAVTGIGGERGIVFQEHRLFPWLTVADNIGLGLVNEPLSLEQKQKRVRDFIDLVGLSDFTRAYPHQLSGGMAQRVAIARGLVASPRILLLDEPFGALDALTRQQMQDELLAIRARARITTILVTHDVEEAIFLADRVVVMEPRPGRIKRVVDIALPHPRQRSSFDFHQLREELLHELTSDGHYQPPVPVQVRDLPLSFIAC, from the coding sequence ATGAACGCACCCATCGTCAGCTTCAACCATGTCGGCAAATCCTTCGACGTCGACGGCTTCGAACTGGAGGCCATACGCGAATTCAACCTGGACATTGCCGAGGGTGAATTCGTCGCCATCGTCGGTTCCAGCGGCTGTGGCAAATCCACCTTGTTGCGCTTGCTGGTGGGCCTCGATACGCAGTTTCGCGGGCAGATCAGCGTCGATGGCAAAGCGGTCACCGGCATCGGCGGCGAACGCGGCATTGTCTTTCAGGAGCACCGTTTGTTCCCTTGGCTGACGGTGGCCGACAACATCGGGCTGGGCCTGGTCAACGAGCCTTTGAGCCTTGAACAAAAGCAAAAGCGCGTCCGTGATTTCATTGACCTGGTAGGCCTGAGCGATTTCACCCGCGCCTACCCTCATCAGTTGTCCGGCGGCATGGCGCAACGGGTGGCCATCGCCCGCGGCTTGGTGGCCAGCCCTCGGATTCTGTTGCTCGACGAACCCTTCGGCGCCCTTGATGCCCTGACCCGCCAACAGATGCAGGACGAACTGCTGGCGATTCGCGCACGGGCCAGGATCACCACGATTCTGGTCACCCACGATGTCGAGGAAGCGATCTTCCTCGCCGACCGCGTGGTGGTGATGGAGCCGCGTCCCGGGCGGATCAAGCGCGTGGTCGACATCGCCCTGCCCCATCCACGCCAACGCAGCAGTTTCGACTTCCACCAACTGCGCGAAGAGCTGCTGCACGAACTCACCAGCGACGGCCACTACCAACCACCCGTACCGGTGCAGGTGCGCGATCTGCCGCTGTCCTTCATTGCCTGCTGA
- a CDS encoding sulfate/molybdate ABC transporter ATP-binding protein: MSIEVRNVSKNFNAFKALDNISLDIHSGELVALLGPSGCGKTTLLRIIAGLETPDQGNIVFHGEDVSGHDVRDRNVGFVFQHYALFRHMTVFDNVAFGLRMKPKNQRPSESQIATKVHELLNMVQLDWLADRYPEQLSGGQRQRIALARALAVEPKVLLLDEPFGALDAKVRKELRRWLARLHEDINLTSVFVTHDQEEAMEVADRIVVMNKGVIEQIGSPGDVYENPASDFVYHFLGDSNRLHLGEDNHVLFRPHEVSLSRHELEDHHAAEVRDIRPLGATTRVTLKVEGQSDLIEAEVVKDHDSLIGLAKGETLFFKPKVWQKVANL; this comes from the coding sequence ATGTCGATCGAAGTGCGTAACGTCAGCAAGAATTTCAATGCGTTCAAGGCGCTGGACAACATCAGCCTGGACATCCACAGCGGTGAGCTGGTGGCGCTGCTCGGCCCGTCTGGCTGTGGCAAGACCACGCTGCTGCGGATCATCGCCGGGCTGGAAACCCCGGACCAGGGCAACATTGTGTTCCACGGCGAAGACGTTTCCGGTCATGACGTGCGTGATCGCAACGTCGGTTTCGTGTTCCAGCACTACGCCTTGTTCCGCCACATGACGGTGTTCGACAACGTCGCGTTCGGCCTACGCATGAAGCCCAAGAACCAGCGCCCGAGCGAAAGCCAGATTGCGACCAAGGTCCACGAACTGTTGAACATGGTGCAGCTGGATTGGCTGGCGGATCGCTACCCGGAACAACTGTCCGGTGGCCAGCGCCAGCGGATCGCCCTGGCCCGTGCCCTGGCGGTAGAGCCAAAAGTACTGCTGCTCGACGAACCGTTCGGCGCCCTTGACGCCAAGGTCCGCAAAGAGCTGCGCCGCTGGCTGGCGCGCCTGCACGAAGACATCAACCTGACCTCGGTGTTCGTGACCCACGACCAGGAAGAAGCAATGGAAGTCGCCGACCGCATCGTGGTGATGAACAAAGGCGTGATCGAGCAGATCGGCTCACCGGGCGACGTTTACGAAAACCCGGCCAGCGATTTCGTTTATCACTTCCTCGGCGATTCGAACCGTCTGCATCTGGGCGAAGACAATCACGTGCTGTTCCGTCCGCATGAAGTGTCGCTGTCACGGCATGAACTGGAAGATCACCATGCCGCCGAGGTGCGCGATATCCGTCCATTGGGCGCGACGACGCGGGTGACGTTGAAGGTTGAGGGGCAGAGCGATCTGATCGAAGCCGAAGTGGTGAAGGACCACGACAGCCTGATTGGGCTGGCGAAGGGCGAGACGTTGTTCTTCAAGCCGAAGGTCTGGCAGAAAGTCGCCAACCTCTGA
- a CDS encoding arylsulfatase, with protein MPQRPNFLVILADDLGFSDIGAFGGEIATPNLDALANNGLRLTDFHTAPTCSPTRSMLLTGTDHHIAGIGTMAEALTPDLIGKPGYEGHLNDRVVALPELLREAGYQTLMSGKWHLGLTAELAPHARGFERSFSLLPGAANHYGFEPTYDEQTPGLLKSTPALYIEDDQFIDQLPKDFYSSDAFGDKLLQYLKERDQTRPFFAYLPFSAPHWPLQAPADVVEKYRGRYDAGPEVLRLERLEKLKALGLIEADVEPHPLIELNTQWDALSDEQRQISARAMEVYAAMVERMDWNIGRVVDYLRQQGQLDNTFILFMSDNGAEGALLEAFPKFGPQLMTYLNQHYDNSLDNIGRANSYVWYGPSWAQVATAPSRLFKAFTTEGGIRVPALVHYPQLPLKGQISHGFGTVMDITPTILDLAGVRHPGKQWRGKPVAALRGKSWLGFLSGETAQVHDEHTVTGWELFGRRAIRQGQWKAVFIPGPVGPATWQLYDLGSDPGEIHDLALSQPDKLNLLIEHWQKYVDETGVILSESPFQPD; from the coding sequence ATGCCGCAACGTCCCAACTTTCTGGTGATTCTGGCCGATGACCTGGGCTTTTCCGATATCGGTGCCTTCGGCGGCGAGATCGCCACGCCGAACCTCGATGCCCTGGCCAACAACGGCCTGCGCCTGACCGATTTTCACACCGCACCCACCTGCTCGCCGACCCGCTCGATGCTGTTGACCGGTACCGACCACCACATCGCCGGCATTGGCACCATGGCCGAAGCGCTGACCCCGGACCTGATCGGCAAACCCGGTTATGAAGGTCATTTGAACGACCGCGTCGTCGCCCTGCCCGAGCTGCTGCGCGAGGCGGGTTACCAGACGTTGATGAGCGGCAAATGGCACCTGGGCCTGACGGCGGAACTCGCCCCCCATGCCCGGGGATTCGAGCGCTCATTTTCGCTGTTGCCCGGGGCCGCCAACCATTACGGCTTTGAGCCGACCTACGATGAGCAGACGCCCGGACTGCTGAAATCCACGCCCGCGCTGTACATCGAAGACGATCAATTCATTGATCAATTGCCGAAGGATTTTTATTCCTCCGATGCCTTCGGCGACAAGTTGCTGCAGTACCTCAAGGAGCGCGACCAGACTCGGCCGTTCTTCGCTTACTTGCCCTTTTCCGCACCGCACTGGCCGTTGCAGGCACCGGCCGACGTGGTCGAGAAATACCGTGGACGCTATGACGCGGGCCCTGAAGTACTGCGCCTTGAACGGCTGGAAAAACTCAAGGCCCTGGGGCTGATCGAAGCCGATGTGGAGCCGCATCCGCTGATCGAGCTCAATACGCAATGGGATGCCCTGAGCGATGAGCAACGGCAGATTTCCGCGCGGGCGATGGAGGTCTACGCGGCGATGGTCGAGCGCATGGACTGGAACATCGGGCGCGTCGTCGACTACCTGCGCCAGCAAGGGCAGCTGGATAACACCTTCATCCTGTTCATGTCCGATAACGGCGCCGAGGGTGCACTGCTGGAAGCCTTCCCGAAATTCGGTCCGCAGTTGATGACGTACCTTAATCAGCACTACGACAACAGCCTCGACAACATCGGCCGCGCCAACTCCTACGTCTGGTACGGGCCGAGCTGGGCGCAAGTGGCCACCGCGCCTTCGCGGCTGTTCAAGGCGTTCACCACCGAGGGCGGGATTCGCGTGCCGGCGCTGGTGCACTACCCGCAACTGCCGCTCAAGGGGCAGATCAGCCACGGCTTTGGCACGGTAATGGACATCACGCCGACCATTCTCGACCTGGCCGGTGTGCGCCATCCGGGCAAGCAGTGGCGCGGCAAGCCCGTGGCAGCGCTGCGCGGAAAGTCGTGGCTGGGTTTTCTGTCCGGCGAAACGGCGCAGGTGCATGACGAGCACACCGTTACCGGTTGGGAGTTGTTTGGACGGCGGGCGATTCGTCAGGGGCAATGGAAAGCGGTGTTCATCCCGGGACCGGTCGGGCCGGCGACCTGGCAGCTGTATGACCTGGGGAGTGATCCGGGGGAAATTCATGATCTGGCGTTGAGCCAGCCTGACAAGCTCAACCTGCTGATTGAGCATTGGCAGAAGTATGTGGATGAGACTGGGGTGATTTTGAGTGAGTCGCCGTTTCAGCCGGATTGA
- a CDS encoding DUF962 domain-containing protein, whose translation MKSLVDHLSQYATYHRDPRNIATHFIGIPLIVVAVAVLLSRPQWAGGWLSPAVLVSLLSAWFYLRLELRLGVLMTVLLGLCAWAGHALAQQSTGVWLATGVGMFVVGWAIQFVGHHYEGRKPAFVDDVTGLIVGPLFVVAELAFLLGMRHELKEQIEVRAGGVRVNPKRAAV comes from the coding sequence ATGAAAAGCCTCGTTGACCATCTCAGTCAATACGCCACTTACCACCGTGACCCGCGCAACATCGCCACCCACTTCATAGGCATTCCGCTGATTGTGGTGGCGGTGGCGGTGCTGCTGTCTCGTCCGCAATGGGCCGGGGGCTGGCTTTCTCCGGCGGTGCTGGTGTCACTGCTTTCGGCGTGGTTTTACCTGCGGCTGGAATTGCGCCTTGGTGTGCTGATGACGGTATTGCTGGGGCTGTGTGCCTGGGCCGGGCATGCGCTGGCGCAGCAAAGCACAGGGGTCTGGCTCGCCACCGGCGTCGGAATGTTTGTAGTGGGTTGGGCGATTCAGTTTGTTGGCCATCACTACGAAGGGCGCAAACCGGCGTTCGTCGATGACGTCACGGGGTTGATTGTCGGGCCGTTGTTTGTGGTGGCGGAACTGGCATTCCTGCTGGGGATGCGCCATGAGCTGAAAGAGCAGATCGAAGTGCGGGCGGGGGGTGTGCGGGTCAATCCGAAGCGTGCGGCTGTCTAG
- a CDS encoding ABC transporter permease — MARVSLLSLPLTAPPLGGRRHWPTLSLRLLPWLLPVSLFALWWLASRNQWMSEQILPAPSLVWNSAVELSQGELWSHLWISLQRLFWGLLAGITAGGILGAALGLSRTLERLVFPTFTGLAQVPTLAWIPLFMVFFGIGEVLKLVVLIKAIVVPVTLHTLVGVRDAQPKLREAAAVLRLPSRLLIRRLVLPAALPAFMAGVRLALAAGWTSLLAVELLASSEGIGYLMVWARQLFMLDIVFVCIVVIGVIGVAMDRGIGLLDKKLVHWPHPATAEIRRGPKYQGWQRLQPWLLPLTLLLVWQWATVEQWVDANILVSPLAVLTTTWNGLLDGTLISGMALSLVRTVGGLLLGGGLGFALGLLLGLSRTSERVLGPTLAAIRQIAIFAWVPLLTAWFGLGELAKWVFVALAAFFPLFIATQRSVANLSPQLNEAAQVLRLNLRQRLTRLVLPGAAPGIFAGLRLSLIYAWLGTIGAEYFMPSNGGIGSQMIGAQQLLRMDLIMAGMLLVGLTGALLNLIGQRLEIRATRWRHA; from the coding sequence ATGGCCCGTGTTTCCCTGCTCAGCCTGCCGCTGACGGCGCCACCCCTTGGTGGTCGGCGGCATTGGCCAACCTTGAGCCTGCGTCTTTTACCCTGGCTGCTGCCCGTGAGCCTGTTTGCGCTGTGGTGGCTGGCCAGCCGCAACCAATGGATGAGCGAACAGATCCTGCCGGCGCCGTCGCTGGTCTGGAACAGCGCGGTAGAGCTGTCCCAGGGCGAGTTGTGGAGCCATTTGTGGATCAGCCTGCAACGCCTGTTCTGGGGGCTGCTCGCGGGCATCACGGCGGGTGGGATATTGGGCGCCGCGCTGGGCTTGAGCCGCACCCTCGAGCGACTGGTATTCCCGACGTTCACCGGGCTAGCGCAAGTCCCGACCCTGGCCTGGATTCCACTGTTCATGGTGTTTTTCGGCATCGGCGAAGTCTTGAAACTGGTGGTGCTGATCAAGGCCATCGTGGTGCCAGTGACCCTGCACACACTGGTTGGCGTGCGCGATGCACAACCGAAACTGCGTGAAGCGGCGGCAGTGTTGCGCCTGCCGTCACGGCTGCTGATCCGCCGACTGGTGCTTCCCGCTGCATTGCCAGCCTTCATGGCGGGCGTGCGCCTTGCACTGGCTGCTGGCTGGACTTCACTGTTGGCCGTCGAACTGCTGGCCTCCAGCGAAGGCATTGGCTACCTGATGGTCTGGGCGCGGCAGTTGTTCATGCTCGACATCGTGTTCGTGTGCATTGTGGTGATTGGTGTGATCGGCGTGGCCATGGATCGCGGCATCGGCTTGCTGGACAAAAAACTGGTGCACTGGCCGCACCCCGCCACGGCCGAGATCCGCCGGGGCCCCAAGTATCAGGGCTGGCAACGCCTGCAACCCTGGTTGCTACCGTTGACGCTGCTGTTGGTGTGGCAATGGGCGACCGTTGAGCAATGGGTCGACGCCAACATTCTGGTCAGCCCGCTGGCGGTGCTGACCACCACCTGGAACGGCTTGCTCGACGGTACCTTGATCAGCGGCATGGCCTTGAGCCTGGTGCGCACCGTCGGTGGTTTGTTGCTGGGCGGCGGCCTCGGTTTTGCGCTGGGCCTGTTGCTCGGTCTGTCGCGTACCAGTGAACGGGTTCTGGGCCCGACCCTCGCCGCCATCCGTCAAATCGCGATTTTCGCCTGGGTGCCGTTGCTCACGGCATGGTTTGGTCTGGGTGAACTGGCCAAGTGGGTATTCGTTGCCCTCGCCGCGTTCTTCCCGTTGTTCATCGCCACCCAGCGCAGCGTCGCCAACCTCTCGCCGCAACTGAACGAGGCCGCTCAAGTACTGCGCTTGAACCTGCGCCAGCGCCTGACTCGCCTGGTGCTGCCTGGCGCCGCGCCAGGGATTTTCGCCGGGCTCAGGCTGAGCCTGATCTATGCCTGGCTTGGCACCATCGGTGCCGAATATTTCATGCCGTCCAACGGCGGTATCGGCAGCCAGATGATCGGCGCCCAACAGCTGCTGCGCATGGACCTGATCATGGCCGGCATGTTGCTGGTCGGCCTGACCGGCGCCCTGCTCAACCTCATTGGCCAACGCCTGGAAATCCGCGCTACCCGCTGGAGACACGCATGA
- a CDS encoding AraC family transcriptional regulator, translated as MTEPTSLASWTRALRKQLDALGLDSTTLCHQAGLDPQLMDDPNARYPLSGTTRLWELAVQASGDSAIGLRVSRFVSPTTFHALGYALVASGSLREVFERIVRYHQVVSDALELELTRTEDRYRFRLKIPTGNPAPAYEAIDAFMAIYVRTCRNRLGRDYAPLAVYLRRPEPEDSHQWHKVFRSPVHFGADEDRLEFALVDFDSHLDDANPELAEHNETVLKRTLAQLKPLTWERKVRDAIEEQLPEGEPSAEHIAKALHLSLRSLQRHLADEGCRFDTLLNESRENLALVHLRDPQVSLSEISYLLGFADTSSFSRAFKRWTGMTPGQFRDGLR; from the coding sequence ATGACTGAACCGACCTCCCTCGCCAGCTGGACCCGCGCCCTGCGCAAGCAACTCGACGCCTTGGGCCTCGACAGCACCACCCTGTGCCACCAGGCCGGGCTCGATCCGCAGTTGATGGACGACCCGAACGCCCGATACCCGTTGTCCGGCACCACGCGACTGTGGGAGCTGGCGGTGCAGGCCAGCGGCGACTCGGCGATTGGCCTGCGCGTCTCACGCTTCGTCAGCCCCACCACCTTTCACGCGCTCGGTTATGCGCTGGTGGCCAGCGGCAGTTTGCGCGAAGTGTTCGAGCGCATCGTGCGCTATCACCAGGTGGTCAGTGACGCCCTGGAACTGGAACTGACACGCACCGAGGATCGCTACCGCTTCCGCCTGAAAATTCCTACAGGTAATCCGGCCCCGGCCTACGAGGCCATCGATGCGTTCATGGCGATTTACGTGCGTACCTGTCGCAATCGCCTGGGCCGCGACTATGCCCCGCTGGCGGTTTACCTACGTCGGCCGGAACCTGAAGACTCGCATCAATGGCACAAAGTCTTCCGCTCGCCCGTGCACTTCGGCGCCGACGAAGACCGACTGGAATTCGCCCTGGTTGACTTCGACAGTCACCTGGACGACGCCAACCCGGAGCTGGCCGAACACAATGAAACCGTGCTCAAACGCACCCTGGCGCAACTCAAGCCGTTGACCTGGGAGCGCAAGGTCCGCGATGCCATAGAAGAGCAATTGCCGGAAGGTGAACCCAGCGCCGAGCACATCGCCAAGGCCCTGCACCTGAGCTTGCGCAGCCTGCAACGGCATCTGGCGGATGAAGGTTGTCGGTTCGACACGCTGCTCAATGAAAGCCGCGAGAATCTGGCGCTGGTGCACCTGCGTGATCCCCAGGTTTCACTGAGCGAGATCAGTTATTTACTGGGGTTTGCCGATACCAGCAGTTTCAGCCGCGCATTCAAGCGCTGGACCGGGATGACACCGGGGCAGTTTCGGGATGGGTTGCGGTAG
- a CDS encoding fatty acid desaturase, with the protein MHGTSASPQRLNAAQRSAHIREVVLAKGVELRQRYPILKHQDALGAGILAFALAGMVGCAALYISGHMAWWACLLLNAFFASLTHELEHDLIHSMYFRKQRVPHNLMMGLVWLARPSTINPWIRRHLHLNHHKVSGSETDMEERAITNGEPWGLARLLMVGDNVMSAFIRMLRAKTWAHKFSIIKRTLKVYAPLALVHWGAWYVFLGFHAANGIAHLLGAPIEWSATTLSVMNVIDIAAVVIIGPNVLRTFCLHFISSNMHYYGDIEPGNVMQQCQVLNAWWLWPLQAFCFNFGSSHGIHHFAVKEPFYIRQLTVPVGHKVMREMGVRFNDFGTFARANRFVRKDEVQGETVEGARA; encoded by the coding sequence ATGCACGGTACTTCTGCAAGTCCCCAGCGACTGAATGCAGCGCAGCGATCAGCGCATATTCGTGAAGTGGTGCTGGCCAAGGGCGTCGAGCTGCGTCAGCGCTACCCGATACTCAAGCATCAGGACGCACTGGGCGCGGGTATCCTGGCCTTCGCACTGGCGGGGATGGTCGGCTGCGCAGCGCTCTACATCAGCGGGCACATGGCCTGGTGGGCGTGCCTGCTGCTCAATGCGTTCTTCGCCTCGTTGACCCACGAACTTGAGCATGACCTGATCCATAGCATGTACTTCCGCAAGCAGCGGGTGCCGCACAACCTGATGATGGGCCTGGTCTGGCTGGCGCGACCCAGCACCATCAATCCATGGATTCGCCGTCACCTGCACCTCAACCATCACAAGGTTTCCGGCTCCGAGACCGACATGGAAGAACGCGCCATCACCAACGGCGAGCCTTGGGGTTTGGCGCGGTTGCTGATGGTCGGCGACAACGTCATGTCGGCGTTTATTCGCATGCTGCGAGCCAAGACCTGGGCTCACAAGTTCAGCATCATCAAACGCACGCTGAAGGTCTATGCGCCGCTGGCGCTGGTGCATTGGGGGGCGTGGTACGTGTTTCTCGGCTTCCACGCCGCGAACGGCATCGCGCACCTGCTAGGCGCCCCGATTGAATGGTCCGCGACCACGCTGTCGGTGATGAACGTGATCGACATCGCGGCGGTGGTGATCATCGGCCCGAACGTGCTGCGCACGTTCTGCCTGCACTTCATCAGCTCGAACATGCACTACTACGGCGACATCGAGCCCGGGAACGTGATGCAGCAATGCCAGGTACTGAACGCCTGGTGGCTGTGGCCGTTGCAGGCGTTCTGCTTCAACTTCGGCAGCAGTCACGGCATCCATCACTTTGCGGTGAAGGAACCCTTCTACATTCGCCAGCTGACCGTGCCCGTGGGGCATAAGGTGATGCGGGAAATGGGTGTGCGCTTCAATGATTTCGGCACGTTTGCGCGGGCGAACCGGTTTGTGCGCAAGGACGAAGTTCAGGGTGAAACCGTAGAGGGTGCGCGCGCCTGA
- the cysT gene encoding sulfate ABC transporter permease subunit CysT translates to MSRRISPVIPGFGLTLGYTLVYLSLIVLIPLAAMFVHAAQLTWDQFWAIISAPRVLSALKLSFGTALYAAIINGIIGTLLAWVLVRYTFPGRKVIDAMIDLPFALPTAVAGIALTALYTPTGLVGQFAADLGFKIAYTPLGITLALTFVTLPFVVRTVQPVLADIPREVEEAAACLGAKPLQVFRHILVPALLPAWLTGFALAFARGVGEYGSVIFIAGNMPMKTEILPLLIMVKLDQYDYTGATSIGVLMLVVSFVLLLLINLLQRRIETP, encoded by the coding sequence ATGTCGCGTCGTATCTCCCCCGTCATACCCGGCTTCGGGCTGACGCTGGGCTACACCTTGGTGTACCTCAGCCTGATTGTGCTCATACCACTGGCGGCGATGTTCGTGCATGCCGCTCAACTCACCTGGGATCAGTTCTGGGCAATCATCTCGGCACCACGGGTGCTGTCGGCGTTGAAGCTCAGCTTCGGCACCGCGCTGTACGCCGCGATTATCAACGGCATCATCGGCACGCTGCTGGCCTGGGTGCTGGTGCGCTATACCTTCCCCGGGCGCAAAGTCATCGATGCAATGATCGACTTGCCGTTTGCATTGCCCACGGCCGTGGCCGGTATTGCGTTGACCGCGTTGTACACCCCCACCGGTCTGGTGGGTCAGTTCGCAGCGGATCTGGGGTTCAAGATCGCCTACACCCCCCTCGGCATCACCCTTGCCCTCACTTTTGTGACACTTCCATTCGTAGTACGTACCGTACAACCTGTACTGGCTGATATTCCTCGTGAAGTGGAAGAAGCGGCGGCATGCCTGGGAGCAAAACCGTTGCAGGTTTTCCGCCATATCCTGGTGCCGGCATTGTTGCCAGCCTGGCTCACCGGTTTTGCCCTGGCCTTTGCCCGTGGGGTCGGCGAGTACGGTTCGGTGATTTTCATCGCCGGGAACATGCCGATGAAAACCGAGATCCTGCCGCTGCTGATCATGGTCAAGCTCGACCAGTACGATTACACCGGCGCTACCTCCATTGGCGTATTGATGCTGGTGGTTTCCTTCGTCCTGTTGCTGCTGATCAACCTGTTGCAGCGACGCATCGAAACCCCATAA
- a CDS encoding response regulator: MRVLLVEDEPETAKHLANGLSEASYAVDVAVNGMDGRRFIESGEYELIILDVMLPGLNGWQLLQQIRKLGETPVLLLTTRDGIEDRLRGLELHEDDYLLKPFAVSELVARVRKLLRRGQGR; the protein is encoded by the coding sequence ATGCGTGTGCTGTTAGTGGAAGACGAACCGGAGACCGCCAAACACCTGGCCAATGGCTTGAGCGAGGCCAGTTATGCGGTGGATGTGGCGGTCAACGGGATGGATGGCCGGCGCTTCATCGAGTCCGGCGAATACGAACTGATCATCCTCGACGTCATGCTGCCGGGGCTCAATGGCTGGCAGTTGCTGCAGCAGATCCGCAAGCTCGGTGAAACGCCGGTGCTGCTCCTCACCACCAGGGATGGCATCGAGGATCGCCTGCGCGGGTTGGAGCTGCATGAAGATGACTACCTGCTCAAGCCGTTCGCGGTGAGTGAGCTGGTGGCGCGGGTGCGCAAGTTGTTGCGGCGCGGTCAGGGGCGGTAG
- the cysW gene encoding sulfate ABC transporter permease subunit CysW, protein MSQSSIAAASSNAARRGSATSRRILIGLGWLVFTLFLLLPLFIVVSQGLKNGLGAFFTAIFEPDALSALKLTVIAVLISVPLNLVFGVSAAWCVSKYSFRGKSMLVTLIDLPFSVSPVIAGLVYVLMFGAQGLFGPWLQDHDIQIVFALPGIVLATIFVTVPFVARELIPLMQEQGTQEEEAARLLGANGWQMFWHVTVPNIKWGLIYGVVLCTARAMGEFGAVSVVSGHIRGVTNTLPLHVEILYNEYNHVAAFAVASLLLILALFILLLKQWSENRINRLRASAAEE, encoded by the coding sequence ATGTCCCAATCGTCCATTGCTGCCGCTTCCTCGAACGCAGCCCGTCGTGGCAGTGCGACTTCGCGGCGAATCTTGATCGGCCTTGGCTGGCTGGTTTTTACGCTGTTCCTGCTACTGCCGCTGTTCATCGTGGTGTCCCAGGGCCTGAAGAATGGCCTGGGTGCGTTCTTCACCGCGATTTTTGAACCGGACGCGCTGTCCGCGCTGAAACTCACGGTGATCGCCGTGCTGATTTCGGTGCCGCTGAACCTGGTGTTCGGTGTGAGCGCGGCCTGGTGCGTGAGCAAGTACTCGTTCCGTGGCAAGAGCATGCTGGTCACGCTGATCGACCTGCCGTTCTCGGTGTCGCCGGTGATCGCCGGTCTGGTCTACGTACTGATGTTCGGCGCCCAAGGGCTGTTCGGCCCCTGGTTGCAGGATCACGACATCCAGATTGTCTTCGCCTTGCCGGGCATCGTGCTGGCGACGATTTTCGTCACCGTGCCGTTCGTGGCGCGCGAGCTGATCCCGCTGATGCAGGAGCAGGGCACCCAGGAAGAAGAGGCCGCACGTTTGCTCGGGGCCAATGGCTGGCAGATGTTCTGGCACGTCACGGTGCCCAACATCAAATGGGGCCTGATCTACGGCGTGGTGTTGTGTACTGCGCGGGCCATGGGTGAATTCGGTGCGGTGTCGGTGGTTTCCGGGCACATTCGCGGGGTGACCAACACTTTGCCGCTGCACGTCGAGATCCTCTACAACGAATACAACCACGTGGCCGCGTTCGCCGTGGCGAGCCTGTTGCTGATCCTGGCGCTCTTCATCCTGCTGCTCAAGCAGTGGAGCGAAAACCGTATTAACCGCCTGCGCGCCAGCGCCGCGGAGGAATAA